ATGGTCCGGCGTCGACTCCCCCTCCAGCCTCGACTGGCTCGGCATCTACTCCCCTCCCGACTCGCCCCACGACCTGTTCATCGGCTACGTCTTCCTCTCCTCCGACCCGGCCCACCTCTCCTCCGGGTCGGGATCCGTCTCCCTCCCCTTGCCCAACCTCCGGTCCAACTACTCCTTCCGGATCTTTCGGTGGTCCGAGTCCGAAGTCGACCGGACCCGGCTCGACCACGACCACAACCCCTTGCCGGGGACGAAGCACTACCTCGGCGCCTCCGAAGAAGCCGGGTTCGAGCCAGGCCGCGGCCCGGAGCAGGTCCACCTGGCGTACACGGATCGGGAGGACGAGATGCGGGTCATGTTCGTGGCTGAGGACGGCGGGCGGAGGTACGTGAGgtacggggagagagagggggagatgGGCGAGTTGGCGACGGCGCGTGCGGGGAGGTACGAGAGGGACGACATGTGCGACGCGCCCGCGAACGATGGCGTCGGGTGGAGGGATCCTGGGTGGACCCATGATGCGGTCATGAGGAATTTGAAGGGTGGGGTGAGGTATTATTATCAGGTGAGCTGGTGTTTGAACTGTGCTTTATGAGGTTTTTGATTAGTTTTGTTCTTTGATTATGCTTAAATGACAGTTTTGCTAGGTTGATTGCTTGATTGTTCTTTTCCGGTTAAGCTTCATGTTGGTGCGTCGGGTTAGCAGTTTCATTTCTCTTTGATGGTCAAGAGACAATGGTATCGTTGTGAATTTGCTGTTGCCATATGGTGGTTTGGATACATCATGTTGCTGGTTTAGTTGATAGTTGCTGCTGCCTCACCACCTTCAGAATGTGCGGTGAATGAATCCCATCATATTTTTGGCATGCGGAAATCATGCATGGATTGAGCTCTGGCTTGGTCTTGTCCACGAATGGTATGgttcatgcaaaattttcaGTGTCAATGCATGATTGTTGGATCTCTTGTATGAGAAATACATGCGAAAGAATCATAGAATCTGTCATGACTTCAATGGGGCTTGTCGGCTGTCTCAGTAGAATTTGATGTTCCATGTGATTAATCTTTTCCAGTCGTAGAAGTATCATAACCGATATAAGCATGCTTGAAATTCGATTGGGACTGGTTCATCTCATTGATTGGAATGTCTATGCTCCTGCAACAGGTTGGGAGTGACTCTGGTGGTTGGAGTAAAACGCACAGCTTTATGCCCAGGGCTAAAGACTCAGATGAAACGGTAGCCTTTCTATTCGGAGATATGGGAACTGCAACACCATACACGACATTCTACCGCACGCAAGATGAGAGCATATCGACCATGAAGTGGATTCTCCGCGACATTGAAGCTCTTGGGAACAGGCCCAGTTTCGTGTCTCACATTGGAGATATCAGCTATGCGAGAGGTTATTCTTGGTTGTGGGACCATTTCTTCACTCAGATCGAGCCCGTTGCTGCCCAAATTCCGTACCATGTGTGTATTGGCAATCATGAGTATGATTGGCCATCGCAACCTTGGAAGCCCGAATGGGCCCGAACCATATATGGAACAGACGGGGGCGGTGAATGCGGGGTACCTTACAGCCTTAGGTTCAACATGCCTGGCAATTCTTCGGAACCCACGGGAATGAAGGCCCCGGCCACCCGGAACCTCTACTATTCATTTGATATGGGAGTGGTCCACTTTCTTTTCATGTCTACTGAGACCAATTTTCTTCCTGGAAGCAAGCAGTACGATTTCATAAAGACTGATTTGGAATCGGTGGATCGGAAGAAGACCCCATTCGTGATATTTCAAGGGCATAGACCAATGTACACAACCAGCTACGAATCTTATGATAGGCCCATTAGGGAAAAAATGATGGAGCACTTAGAACCTTTGCTCGTGAAGAATAAAGTGACCCTTGTGCTGTGGGGCCACGTCCATAGATACGAAAGGTTTTGTCCGATTAATAACTTCACCTGTGGAAGCACAAATCCAGCCGAGGATAATTGGGAGGCACTGCCGATTCATCTCGTGATTGGAATGGCGGGCCAGGATTGGCAACCCATCTGGCAGCCCAGACCAGATCATCTGACCGATCCTATTTACCCGCAACCTGAAAGATCGTTGTACCGAGGGGGTGAGTTTGGGTACACTAAGCTGGTAGCTACAAGGGAGAAACTCGTGCTTTCTTATGTCGGAAATCACGATGGTGAGGTGCATGACACGGTGGAAATCCTGGCATCTGGACAGGTTCTTAACAGTGGTGTTAGTGGTGCTGAACCGAAGATAGAGGTGCCTGAATCCTTTTTCTCATGGTTTGTTAAAGGTGCGAGTGTGTTGGTGCTTGGAGCATTTGTGGGGTATATTCTTGGCTATATCTCACACGCCAGGAGAGAAGCTATGTCCAAAAGGAGCTGGACTCCTGTGAAGAGCGATGAAGTATGAAGACTGTCAAATGTTACGCCAGTCAATGGAAGAGGCAGATGGTGCTTTCTTCTTTGATATCCTATTGTATTGTAGTTGCAAGCATTCAGGTATCGGAATTGCTCGTTTGTATGCGTATGGTGAGAGGTGGGCGGCCTCTCTGAATGGAAGTTTGTACTATCTAACTTTTCTCTCCTCTGTAAATACACGATGCTTAGAATCTGCTGCATGGGTTCATGTCTTGGGGAGTACTGAACTTCAGAATAAGTCTTCCTTTCAGCATGAACAGGAATTGATGAATGGTAAAGCCTTTGTTTTTATCCTTCAAATTAGAGAACTGCTGAATAGCGACTGTAAATTGTAAATGAGAAACAAggaaggtctctctctctctctctctctctccagctgTAGAATGAATAAGGGAAAGCTTTCCCAATGATGCTTGACAATAGACGTTAAGCCGAAAGATTGGTAGCTTCCATAGAGGAATGGGAACTCAGCGGTCGACACAGATTCGAACTTTTATTGACCACCATGGCCACTTCTAAATATTCTTCATGATACACTGCCTGTCACTCTGCCTGTTTATAACCATATAATCTGCTGGCCTGACTGGATGTTTATGCAAATCTGGGAACTGATCGGAGTTAAGCCATCTGCCTCTCAGCTTTGTTCGCTTACTCCATTTATAGTTTGACTCGGAGATTATGTCCACCCGTATTGAGTACCAACATAAGGGCCAAAATACATACAAGAAATTCAGGATTCCGGCAGATCACCAAACAAGAATAATTCAAATTTGCAGAAAGATTAGTTTATTTCATTTGCTGATGCGGTACAAGCTACGAAACAATATTCTTCGTTTTTGGTTTCgtaaaagaaagagggagaacACACTATAACAGCTATAGGAAGGCAAATCAGAGGGGATTGCCCGATAAAGAAGCCTGCTCTTGCTCTCTTTTCATTTGCCAAGCAGACGACGAGTACGTTGATTGGCGCCTTTCACCCGAGAGTTCAGCTCATCCACATCGTCACTAAGATGGTCGAGAGCTTTGTTTTGCCTGTATGCACCACATTAGCTCAACATGTTAAGTAAAGTTCTACGCCTTGAAGAGAATGTGACAAGGGCCGGGAAAACCACGGCAAACAATCAAACTTCCCCAAACCAGAATTTATCTTGATCAAACTTCAGTCTCACAGCTAGCAAGTGTATCAGTTCAGGGACGTTTAAGAGGTTACGTAGGAAAGACATGAATATAAGTTAGGACATATTCAGACCTGTCAAGTTCGCCTCCCATGTCAACAGCCATATTCTTCAGGTCACCTAAGATATTGCTAAGATCCGATAAAGCATCATCTTGCTTTGCCTTCTCAACCTGCCATCCGAAAAGTCATTGTGAACAGATGCTCAAAGACTGCTATCTGAGCGAAACAAACTTGTTAAAACACAAACCTCGACTTTCTGCAATGCATTTGTTGGTTCAGGTGGAGGCGTATGACTGGTCCCTTTTCCTTTCGGCACAGGAGCCAAGCCCAACTGCTCTCTCTGTTTCTTGTCACTCTTTTTAGATGAATTGTCTGTCATGCCAGGAAGGAAAAGCCGATGAGTTTATGAATTAATCATCACGGAAAGTACAACTACTCAAGTTTCAACAGAAGCTGTGCATAAAATTCACTTCGTTTTGGCCATATTCAAGTAAAGAAACCGCAGCAAGGCAATTGTGTAGGAAACCTGGTGTAACTACAGGCCCTGAAATTTCTCGAGTCTTCTTCGGCTTCCAAGTCATGGAGAACATTCCTCCAAGGTTTCCTAAGATCTTTTCCCCCTGGTATTCACCAAAACAATGTATCGGTGATCGTTAATTATTGCAATTGAAATCACTCGAGAAACAGTAACGAGGTGTCATCTGGGTGAAAAACCTGAATGTTGCATAAAGAAACTGAGAAAGGAGCAGGCAGCAGAAAAGCTTCGCACATTTTTTTGTACAACATATTCTTAGCATGCTGAGTTCATAATACGTGGAAATTACCTTGCTCAAGTCCTTCTCTGTAGTGGCAACCATTTCATGGGTCCTTGTGATCTGCTCGCCCTGTTTATGCAACATGTCGAGGGTCCTCGTGGCATCCCCTCTTATATCCTCAGCAATCTTAAGGCAGTTGTTGACAGTACTTGTGGTCTCCTCCGCCTTGTACACGGCATAGTTCTCCAATTCTTGCACGCTCTGATTCTCTAGCCCTCCCGATTCACGGAAGTCATTCTTATAGTTATCACGTGCTGCTGATGAACCGGATTTAGAGGATGCGGAGGAGGAAGCCCCTCTTCGTCCCTTATTACCATCATTGAAAGGATTGCTGCCAAGATCCGGCACAATTAGCGTGGGTTCTGAGTTTGCTCGCCTCGAAGGTTTGATGGTCGATTTGGTGTCAGATTCGGTATCAGAATCAAAAGGATTTGCTCCTGTGTCCACAGAGTTTTGCTTGGAAAGATTATTTGCTGGTGATTTACGAAATCCAAACATTTTCGAAGACCAGAAAAAGCTGCCTTTCTCAATACGGTGGTGTAGAGGACGGCGAAAATTCCAAGAACCTGACAGAGCAAAACAAGAACAGTTACTCGCAAAGCTaattccaagaaaaagaaaaagctcaaGGATGCGCCCAATTGAATCCTCTCCAGAAATGGTGCACAAGTGCAGGCCAAAAACTAGGGAATCGGCCGGGGATGATGAATTATGCAAGCGAAGATCAATCACAAATCATCTTGGCCAGTAATCAATCGCAAATGCTCTTTTCCAAGAGCGGCTACTAAAGCGTCATCACTTTAAAAATGGAAGCCATGAATCATCTCATAGACCAAGGAagtgcagaagctcaaacttcACATTCTCTGTTCCCTCAAAACTACAGAATGCGTGATAATCCATTCACTCTtcacacaatctctctctctctctctctctctctctctctctctctctctctctctctctcttcgacctagcaacaagaagaaaaggacaGGCGGCTTCGCGGAGCGAAATCGACCGGCAAATGCAATGTCTGCC
The genomic region above belongs to Rhodamnia argentea isolate NSW1041297 chromosome 6, ASM2092103v1, whole genome shotgun sequence and contains:
- the LOC115728812 gene encoding SNAP25 homologous protein SNAP33-like, whose product is MFGFRKSPANNLSKQNSVDTGANPFDSDTESDTKSTIKPSRRANSEPTLIVPDLGSNPFNDGNKGRRGASSSASSKSGSSAARDNYKNDFRESGGLENQSVQELENYAVYKAEETTSTVNNCLKIAEDIRGDATRTLDMLHKQGEQITRTHEMVATTEKDLSKGEKILGNLGGMFSMTWKPKKTREISGPVVTPDNSSKKSDKKQREQLGLAPVPKGKGTSHTPPPEPTNALQKVEVEKAKQDDALSDLSNILGDLKNMAVDMGGELDRQNKALDHLSDDVDELNSRVKGANQRTRRLLGK
- the LOC115728773 gene encoding probable inactive purple acid phosphatase 2 → MIPLLIISLLSLIDPSTQSGPSLSISPKILSKSGDPIRIQWSGVDSPSSLDWLGIYSPPDSPHDLFIGYVFLSSDPAHLSSGSGSVSLPLPNLRSNYSFRIFRWSESEVDRTRLDHDHNPLPGTKHYLGASEEAGFEPGRGPEQVHLAYTDREDEMRVMFVAEDGGRRYVRYGEREGEMGELATARAGRYERDDMCDAPANDGVGWRDPGWTHDAVMRNLKGGVRYYYQVGSDSGGWSKTHSFMPRAKDSDETVAFLFGDMGTATPYTTFYRTQDESISTMKWILRDIEALGNRPSFVSHIGDISYARGYSWLWDHFFTQIEPVAAQIPYHVCIGNHEYDWPSQPWKPEWARTIYGTDGGGECGVPYSLRFNMPGNSSEPTGMKAPATRNLYYSFDMGVVHFLFMSTETNFLPGSKQYDFIKTDLESVDRKKTPFVIFQGHRPMYTTSYESYDRPIREKMMEHLEPLLVKNKVTLVLWGHVHRYERFCPINNFTCGSTNPAEDNWEALPIHLVIGMAGQDWQPIWQPRPDHLTDPIYPQPERSLYRGGEFGYTKLVATREKLVLSYVGNHDGEVHDTVEILASGQVLNSGVSGAEPKIEVPESFFSWFVKGASVLVLGAFVGYILGYISHARREAMSKRSWTPVKSDEV